From Cucumis melo cultivar AY chromosome 1, USDA_Cmelo_AY_1.0, whole genome shotgun sequence, a single genomic window includes:
- the LOC103489586 gene encoding guanine nucleotide-binding protein subunit beta-2, whose amino-acid sequence MSGSELKERHVAAIETVNSLKERLKQKRHSLLDTNVAGYARSLGRTPISFGATDLVCCRTLQGHTGKVYSLDWTSERNRIVSASQDGRLIVWNALTSQKTHAIKLPCPWVMTCAFSPSGQSVAGGGLDSVCSIFNLNSPTDRDGNLPVTRTLSGHKGYISSCQYVPDEDTHLITGSGDQTCVLWDITTGLRTSVFGGEFQSGHAADVSSISISGSNSRTFISGSCDATARLWDTRVASRAVQTFHGHEGDVSAVKFFPDGNRFGTGSDDGTCRLFDIRTGHELQVYHQLHNDNTNSHVTSIAFSISGRLLFAGYKNGDCYVWDTLLAKMVLNLGKLQNSHEERITCLGLSADGSALCTGSWDSNLKIWAFGGHRKVT is encoded by the exons ATGTCTGGTTCTGAGCTTAAGGAGCGTCACGTGGCGGCTATTGAGACTGTCAATTCTCTCAAAGAGCGCTTGAAGCAGAAGAGACATTCGTTGCTCGATACCAATG TAGCTGGGTATGCGAGGTCTTTGGGGAGGACTCCTATTTCTTTTGGAGCTACGGATCTTGTGTGTTGTAGGACTTTGCAAGGTCATACTGGAAAG GTGTATTCCTTGGATTGGACTTCAGAGAGGAATAGAATTGTTAGTGCGTCTCAAGATGGTCGTTTAATAGTGTGGAATGCTCTAACAAGCCAGAAGACTCATGCCATAAAGCTACCTTGTCCTTGGGTCATGACCTGTGCCTTCTCTCCTTCTGGTCAATCTGTAGCAGGTGGTGGTCTTGACAgtgtttgttctatcttcaACCTTAACTCTCCAACAGACAGGGATGGGAATCTGCCAGTGACTAGAACGCTTAGCGGGCATAAAGGATATATTTCTTCTTGTCAGTATGTTCCAGATGAGGATACTCACCTCATTACCGGTTCGGGGGATCAGACGTGTGTCTTATGGGACATTACTACTGGACTTCGAACCTCTGTTTTTGGAGGTGAATTTCAATCAGGACATGCAGCAGATGTATCAAG TATATCTATTAGTGGATCCAATTCCAGAACATTTATTTCTGGTTCTTGTGATGCAACTGCTCGCCTGTGGGACACTCGGGTAGCTAGTCGAGCAGTTCAGACGTTTCATGGGCATGAAGGAGATGTTAGTGCAGTGAAGTTCTTTCCAGATGGTAACCGGTTTGGGACTGGTTCTGATGATGGAACATGCAGATTATTCGATATCAGAACTGGGCATGAACTCCAAGTTTACCATCAGCTGCACAATGATAATACCAACTCACACGTAACCTCCATTGCATTCTCTATATCCGGTAGACTTTTGTTTGCTGGATACAAAAATGGTGATTGCTATGTGTGGGACACTTTACTTGCAAAG ATGGTTTTGAACTTGGGAAAACTTCAGAACTCACATGAAGAACGAATTACTTGCTTGGGCTTGTCTGCTGATGGAAGTGCTTTATGTACAGGAAGTTGGGATTCAAACCTGAAG ATATGGGCATTCGGAGGTCACCGGAAGGTAACTTAA
- the LOC103489587 gene encoding coatomer subunit gamma isoform X1 — translation MAQPLIKKDDDRDDEAEYSPFLGIEKGAVLQEARVFNDPQLDPRRCSQVITKLLYLLNQGENFTKIEATEVFFAVTKLFQSRDIGLRRMVYLIIKELSPSADEVIIVTSSLMKDMNSKTDMYRANAIRVLCRITDGTLLTQIERYLKQAIVDKNPVVASAALVSGLHLLQTNPEIVKRWSNEVQEAVQSRAALVQFHALALLHQIRQNDRLAVSKLVTSLTRGTVRSPLAQCLLIRYTSQVIRESATSTQTGDRPFYDFLEGCLRHKAEMVIFEAAKAITELHGVTSRELTPAITVLQLFLSSSKPVLRFAAVRTLNKVAMSHPMAVTNCNIDMESLISDQNRSIATLAITTLLKTGNESSVDRLMKQITNFMSDIADEFKIVVVEAIKSLCLKFPLKYRSLMNFLSNILREEGGFDYKKAIVDSIVILIRDIPDAKESGLLHLCEFIEDCEFTYLSTQILHFLGIEGPKTSDPSKYIRYIYNRVHLENATVRASAVSTLARFGVTVESLKPRIFVLLRRCLFDNDDEVRDRATLYLKTLGADGTVAETEKDATDFLFGSLDVPLINLETSLKNYEPSEEPFDIDSVPKEIKSQPLAEKKAPGKKPAGLGAPPSGPTATVDAYEKLLSSIPEFANFGKLFKSSAPVELTEAETEYAVNVVKHIFDSHVVFQYNCTNTIPEQLLENVTVVVDASEAEEFSEVISRPLRSLPYDSPGQTFVAFEKPEGVPAVGKFSNMLRFIVKEVDPSTGEAEEDGVEDEYQLEDLEVVAADYMLKVGVSNFKNAWDSLGPDCERVDEYGLGPRESLAEAVGAVINLLGMQPCEGTEAVASNSRSHTCLLSGVYIGNVKVLVRLSFGIDSSREVAMKLAVRSDDEVVSDAIHEIVASG, via the exons ATGGCTCAGCCTCTCATCAAGAAGGACGACGACCGAGATGACGAAG CTGAGTATTCTCCGTTTTTGGGGATTGAGAAGGGCGCTGTTCTTCAGGAAGCTAGGGTCTTTAATGATCCTCAGTTAGATCCAAGAAGATGCTCTCAG GTTATCACGAAGCTTTTGTACCTTCTGAATCAGGGTGAAAACTTCACAAAG ATTGAAGCCACCGAAGTTTTCTTTGCTGTCACAAAGCTCTTCCAGTCAAGAGATATAGGGTTGAGGAGAATGGTTTATTTGATAATAAAGGAGCTTTCTCCGTCTGCTGATGAG gTTATTATTGTGACTAGCTCCCTAATGAAGGACATGAATAGTAAGACTGATATGTATCGGGCAAATGCCATTCGTGTGCTTTGTCGGATTACAGATGGAACCCTTCTCACCCAGATCGAGAGGTATCTGAAACAAGCAATTGTAGATAAAAATCCTGTGGTAGCTAGTGCTGCCTTAGTCAGTGGTCTTCATTTGCTCCAG ACAAATCCAGAAATTGTCAAGCGGTGGAGTAATGAGGTTCAGGAAGCTGTTCAGTCAAGGGCGGCACTTGTGCAATTTCACGCTCTTGCCTTGCTTCATCAA ATACGTCAAAATGATCGTCTAGCTGTTAGCAAACTGGTCACTAGCCTGACAAGGGGTACTGTTCGGTCTCCATTGGCTCAATGCCTCTTGATTCGCTATACCAGTCAG GTTATTCGCGAATCAGCTACTAGTACTCAAACCGGTGATCGGCCCTTCTATGATTTCCTTGAGGGATGTCTGCGCCACAAAGCGGAGATGGTGATATTTGAAGCTGCCAAAGCAATCACCGAGCTGCATGGTGTAACAAGCAGAGAATTGACACCAGCCATTACTGTCCTTCAGCTGTTCTTAAGCTCCTCAAAACCAGTACTGAGATTTGCTGCTGTCCGCACCTTAAATAAG GTGGCAATGTCTCATCCAATGGCTGTCACTAACTGCAATATCGATATGGAGAGTTTGATTTCTGATCAAAATAGAAGCATTGCAACTCTTGCAATAACAACACTTCTGAAAACAGGAAATGAATCAAGTGTGGACCGTCTAATGAAGCAGATAACAAACTTTATGTCTGATATTGCGGATGAGTTTAAAATTGTTGTGGTGGAAGCTATTAAATCTCTGTGTTTGAAGTTCCCATTGAAGTATAGATCTCT GATGAATTTCCTTAGCAACATTCTCAGAGAAGAAGGGGGTTTTGATTACAAAAAAGCTATTGTGGATTCAATTGTAATTCTTATAAGAGATATTCCTGATGCAAAAGAGAGTGGGTTGCTTCATTTGTGTGAGTTTATTGAAGATTGTGAATTCACCTATCTTTCAACACAG ATCCTTCATTTTCTGGGCATTGAAGGACCCAAAACCTCTGATCCTAGCAAATACATACGATATATATACAACCGAGTACATCTTGAAAATGCAACTGTTCGTGCCAGTGCCGTGAGCACATTAGCAAGATTTGGTGTTACAGTTGAATCATTGAAG CCTCGAATATTTGTTCTGTTGAGACGATGTCTTTTTGACAATGACGATGAG GTTCGAGATAGGGCCACCCTATATTTAAAAACTCTTGGAGCTGATGGTACAGTTGCTGAAACTGAGAAGGATGCGACTGACTTTCTTTTCGGCTCTCTAGATGTCCCACTGATCAATCTAGAAACAAGTTTGAAGAATTAT GAGCCTTCTGAGGAACCTTTTGACATTGATTCCGTGCCCAAGGAAATCAAGTCCCAGCCACTTGCTGAGAAGAAAGCTCCAGGTAAAAAGCCAGCTGGGCTTGGTGCTCCTCCAAGTGGCCCAACAGCCACTGTTGATGCATATGAAAAGCTGCTTTCTTCGATTCCAGAATTTGCAAACTTTGGAAAACTCTTCAAG TCTTCAGCACCTGTAGAGCTTACAGAAGCAGAAACGGAATATGCAGTTAATGTTGTTAAGCACATTTTTGATAGCCATGTTGTGTTTCAGTACAACTGCACAAATACAATTCCTGAGCAACTACTTGAAAAT GTCACTGTTGTTGTTGACGCATCTGAAGCAGAGGAATTCTCTGAAGTGATATCCAGACCTCTCAGATCACTTCCCTATGATTCACCCGGACAAACCTTTGTGGCATTTGAGAAGCCTGAAGGAGTCCCCGCTGTTGGGAAATTTTCAAACATGTTGAGATTTATTGTTAAAGAG GTTGACCCAAGTACAGGTGAGGCAGAAGAAGATGGTGTGGAGGATGAGTACCAGTTGGAGGATTTGGAGGTTGTTGCTGCTGATTACATGTTGAAAGTTGGGGTCTCTAATTTTAAGAATGCATGGGACAGCTTGGGTCCAGATTGTGAGCGAGTTGATGAATACGGCCTTGGACCGAGGGAGAGTTTGGCAGAAGCTGTAGGTGCTGTCATAAATCTTCTCGGCATGCAGCCGTGTGAG GGTACAGAGGCCGTTGCAAGCAACTCAAGATCCCACACCTGTCTATTATCTGGTGTATACATTGGCAACGTGAAGGTACTTGTGCGTTTATCGTTTGGAATCGATTCATCAAGAGAGGTTGCGATGAAGCTGGCTGTTAGATCAGATGATGAAGTCGTCAGTGATGCCATCCATGAGATAGTTGCCAGTGGCTAG
- the LOC103489587 gene encoding coatomer subunit gamma-2 isoform X2, producing MVIFEAAKAITELHGVTSRELTPAITVLQLFLSSSKPVLRFAAVRTLNKVAMSHPMAVTNCNIDMESLISDQNRSIATLAITTLLKTGNESSVDRLMKQITNFMSDIADEFKIVVVEAIKSLCLKFPLKYRSLMNFLSNILREEGGFDYKKAIVDSIVILIRDIPDAKESGLLHLCEFIEDCEFTYLSTQILHFLGIEGPKTSDPSKYIRYIYNRVHLENATVRASAVSTLARFGVTVESLKPRIFVLLRRCLFDNDDEVRDRATLYLKTLGADGTVAETEKDATDFLFGSLDVPLINLETSLKNYEPSEEPFDIDSVPKEIKSQPLAEKKAPGKKPAGLGAPPSGPTATVDAYEKLLSSIPEFANFGKLFKSSAPVELTEAETEYAVNVVKHIFDSHVVFQYNCTNTIPEQLLENVTVVVDASEAEEFSEVISRPLRSLPYDSPGQTFVAFEKPEGVPAVGKFSNMLRFIVKEVDPSTGEAEEDGVEDEYQLEDLEVVAADYMLKVGVSNFKNAWDSLGPDCERVDEYGLGPRESLAEAVGAVINLLGMQPCEGTEAVASNSRSHTCLLSGVYIGNVKVLVRLSFGIDSSREVAMKLAVRSDDEVVSDAIHEIVASG from the exons ATGGTGATATTTGAAGCTGCCAAAGCAATCACCGAGCTGCATGGTGTAACAAGCAGAGAATTGACACCAGCCATTACTGTCCTTCAGCTGTTCTTAAGCTCCTCAAAACCAGTACTGAGATTTGCTGCTGTCCGCACCTTAAATAAG GTGGCAATGTCTCATCCAATGGCTGTCACTAACTGCAATATCGATATGGAGAGTTTGATTTCTGATCAAAATAGAAGCATTGCAACTCTTGCAATAACAACACTTCTGAAAACAGGAAATGAATCAAGTGTGGACCGTCTAATGAAGCAGATAACAAACTTTATGTCTGATATTGCGGATGAGTTTAAAATTGTTGTGGTGGAAGCTATTAAATCTCTGTGTTTGAAGTTCCCATTGAAGTATAGATCTCT GATGAATTTCCTTAGCAACATTCTCAGAGAAGAAGGGGGTTTTGATTACAAAAAAGCTATTGTGGATTCAATTGTAATTCTTATAAGAGATATTCCTGATGCAAAAGAGAGTGGGTTGCTTCATTTGTGTGAGTTTATTGAAGATTGTGAATTCACCTATCTTTCAACACAG ATCCTTCATTTTCTGGGCATTGAAGGACCCAAAACCTCTGATCCTAGCAAATACATACGATATATATACAACCGAGTACATCTTGAAAATGCAACTGTTCGTGCCAGTGCCGTGAGCACATTAGCAAGATTTGGTGTTACAGTTGAATCATTGAAG CCTCGAATATTTGTTCTGTTGAGACGATGTCTTTTTGACAATGACGATGAG GTTCGAGATAGGGCCACCCTATATTTAAAAACTCTTGGAGCTGATGGTACAGTTGCTGAAACTGAGAAGGATGCGACTGACTTTCTTTTCGGCTCTCTAGATGTCCCACTGATCAATCTAGAAACAAGTTTGAAGAATTAT GAGCCTTCTGAGGAACCTTTTGACATTGATTCCGTGCCCAAGGAAATCAAGTCCCAGCCACTTGCTGAGAAGAAAGCTCCAGGTAAAAAGCCAGCTGGGCTTGGTGCTCCTCCAAGTGGCCCAACAGCCACTGTTGATGCATATGAAAAGCTGCTTTCTTCGATTCCAGAATTTGCAAACTTTGGAAAACTCTTCAAG TCTTCAGCACCTGTAGAGCTTACAGAAGCAGAAACGGAATATGCAGTTAATGTTGTTAAGCACATTTTTGATAGCCATGTTGTGTTTCAGTACAACTGCACAAATACAATTCCTGAGCAACTACTTGAAAAT GTCACTGTTGTTGTTGACGCATCTGAAGCAGAGGAATTCTCTGAAGTGATATCCAGACCTCTCAGATCACTTCCCTATGATTCACCCGGACAAACCTTTGTGGCATTTGAGAAGCCTGAAGGAGTCCCCGCTGTTGGGAAATTTTCAAACATGTTGAGATTTATTGTTAAAGAG GTTGACCCAAGTACAGGTGAGGCAGAAGAAGATGGTGTGGAGGATGAGTACCAGTTGGAGGATTTGGAGGTTGTTGCTGCTGATTACATGTTGAAAGTTGGGGTCTCTAATTTTAAGAATGCATGGGACAGCTTGGGTCCAGATTGTGAGCGAGTTGATGAATACGGCCTTGGACCGAGGGAGAGTTTGGCAGAAGCTGTAGGTGCTGTCATAAATCTTCTCGGCATGCAGCCGTGTGAG GGTACAGAGGCCGTTGCAAGCAACTCAAGATCCCACACCTGTCTATTATCTGGTGTATACATTGGCAACGTGAAGGTACTTGTGCGTTTATCGTTTGGAATCGATTCATCAAGAGAGGTTGCGATGAAGCTGGCTGTTAGATCAGATGATGAAGTCGTCAGTGATGCCATCCATGAGATAGTTGCCAGTGGCTAG